Proteins encoded within one genomic window of Saccharopolyspora pogona:
- a CDS encoding NAD(P)/FAD-dependent oxidoreductase, with product MQRLFCNAPLVQRAAHAALYWVLEARYFTVFDRRLGKIVEQLTKRYIRKAVKDPKLRAAVTPDYAMGCKRILLSGDYPALNMSNVDVVTTGVAEVRPRSVLTGDGQEHPVDAIIYDTGFRVTDAFDHLSVVGRDGRKLQDAWHNGMEAYLGMTVSGFPNLFFLLGPTPGSATTPWCS from the coding sequence GTGCAGCGCCTTTTCTGCAACGCTCCACTGGTCCAGCGGGCTGCCCACGCGGCGCTGTACTGGGTGCTGGAAGCGCGCTACTTCACGGTGTTCGACCGCCGCCTCGGCAAGATCGTCGAGCAGTTGACCAAGCGCTACATCCGCAAGGCCGTCAAAGACCCGAAGCTGCGCGCCGCGGTGACGCCGGACTACGCCATGGGCTGCAAGCGGATCCTGCTCTCCGGCGACTACCCGGCGCTGAACATGTCCAATGTGGACGTGGTGACCACTGGGGTGGCCGAGGTCAGGCCGCGATCCGTGCTGACTGGCGACGGACAGGAGCACCCTGTCGACGCGATCATCTACGACACCGGCTTCCGCGTCACCGACGCGTTCGACCACCTGAGCGTCGTCGGCCGCGACGGACGCAAGCTGCAGGACGCCTGGCACAACGGCATGGAGGCCTACCTCGGCATGACCGTCTCCGGTTTCCCGAACCTGTTCTTCCTGCTGGGCCCAACACCGGGCTCGGCCACAACTCCGTGGTGTTCATGA
- a CDS encoding DUF6319 family protein: MSPLSSDELRELREELSAGTTPTVWFTGSAVGVPEGRSGKVVALGEPAEGDFIQVRPAGSKDVLSFSATEVTKVKPPRKKAAPPEPPAKPAAKPRTADAPPAKPPVERAKPTAEQAKPAAPAKPRAAAVSAPAGASASAKPAGDAAARRKPRQAKPIGGATVTLTADQDGQWSVEVSTGKKRVVRPTPVAANAVAQAAKALHDDVAAAVEPLVDAAREQQRARVEQLRAELAAAQAALDELGS; this comes from the coding sequence ATGTCACCGCTGTCGTCCGACGAACTCCGCGAACTTCGCGAAGAACTGAGCGCTGGAACCACCCCGACGGTGTGGTTCACCGGTTCGGCCGTAGGCGTCCCGGAAGGCCGATCCGGCAAGGTCGTCGCGCTCGGCGAACCAGCTGAAGGCGACTTCATCCAGGTCCGCCCGGCCGGATCGAAGGACGTGCTGTCCTTCTCGGCCACCGAGGTCACGAAGGTCAAACCACCTCGCAAGAAAGCGGCACCACCCGAGCCACCGGCGAAACCCGCGGCGAAGCCGCGGACGGCCGACGCTCCACCGGCGAAGCCACCGGTGGAACGGGCGAAGCCGACTGCGGAGCAGGCGAAACCAGCTGCTCCGGCAAAGCCCCGCGCCGCTGCGGTCTCGGCTCCCGCGGGTGCCTCGGCGTCGGCGAAGCCGGCCGGGGACGCGGCGGCACGCCGCAAGCCGCGGCAGGCGAAGCCGATCGGCGGAGCGACGGTGACGCTGACAGCCGACCAGGACGGTCAGTGGAGCGTCGAGGTCAGCACCGGCAAGAAGCGCGTGGTGCGCCCGACACCGGTCGCCGCGAACGCCGTCGCCCAAGCCGCGAAGGCGCTGCACGACGACGTCGCGGCAGCCGTGGAACCGCTGGTCGACGCCGCCCGCGAACAGCAGCGCGCCCGCGTCGAGCAACTGCGCGCGGAACTCGCCGCGGCGCAGGCGGCGCTCGACGAACTGGGGTCCTGA